atAAAAGAGCTGTACAAGGAAAGAGGACAACTGAACTAAAATCTGGAGTGAGGAGACTCTTTCCAGGTCAAGAGATTATCTGTATATTCAGGACAATCTCTATCAAATCCCACAAATCCTTGCAGAAAGCTGAAAAACTAttcttaaaatgtatatggaaatacaaagctCCCAGAAGAGacaaagcaattttttaaaaaaaggaacataaTTAGACAATTGCAGTTCCTGATATCAAAGCTAACCACTAAATGACATCAATGAAAATAGAGTGGTACTTTCATGAAGACAGACATATGTAATAATGAGGCACAATTGAGAATCCATCTTAACATTTACATTCATGGGCAATTGATTTCAAAAAAGGTATCAAGGCAATCAAGGGAGAAATAAcctttatttttccaacaaatgAAGCTAGGACTTCATTAGATACCCACATTCATAAAGAGGCATTTATACCATTATTTCTTACCACATAAAGATTAAGTCTAAATTGATCTTAGACCTAACTACAAATGCTAGAACTACAaactttagcaaaaaaaaaaaaaaaatagcagagaaCTTTTGTAAACTTGAGTTAGACCTTTTAGACATAACACCAGGAACATGATTCAGAAAATTCTAAACTAATCAATTAGAATGCACCAAAATTGAAAACATACTCCCCATGAATACTGCTCCCTGATTGTCATACCCTATATAATTCCCTCCACCTCagtgtggtggctcagatggtaaagaatctgcctgcagtgtgggagacctgggttcaatccctgggttgggaagataccttggagaaggaactagcaacccattccagtattcttgcctggagaatcccatgacagaggagcctggcaggattgagttcatgggatcacaaagagtgagacttagtgactaacatacacacacacacacacacaatgtgaaACAGACCTGCGACTTATAATTCTCTCCCCTTCAGTTTGACAAAGACTTTCTAACTTGCAGTATTTGGCAAGAATGAAGGGCTTTTGCagttgacttcagttcagttgctcattcgtgtccgactctgccaccccatggactgcagcacaccaggccttcctgcccatcaccaactcccagagtttgagtcggtgatgccatccaataatctcatcctctgtcggccccgtctcctccagccttcaatctttcccagcatcagggtcttttcaaatgagtcagctttttgcatcaggtggccaaagtattggagtttcagcttcaacatcagtccttccaatgaataatcaggactgattttctttaggatggactggttggatctcctcgaagtccaaggtactctcaagagtcttctccaataccacagttcaaaagcatcaatttttcggtgcacagttatctttatagtccaactctcacatccatgcatgactagtggaaaaatcatagccttgactagacagacctttgttgacaaagtaatgtctctgctttttaatatgctgttgctgtctaggttggtcataacttttcttccaaggagtaagcgtcactgcagtcaccatctgcagtgattttggagccccccaaaataaaatctcccactgtttctccatctatttgctttgaagtgatgggaccggatgccatgatcttagttttctgaatgttgagctttaagccaccttttttactctcctctttcactttcatcaagaggctctttagttcttcttcactttctgccatacaagtggtgtcatctgcatatctgaggttattgatatttctcttggcaatcttgattccagcttgtgcttcctccagcccagtgtttctcatgatgtactctgcatataggttcaataagtagggtgacaatatacagccttgatgtactccttttcctatttggaaccagtctgctgttccatgtccagttctaactgttgcttcctggcctgcacacaggtttctcaagaagcaggtcaggtgatctggtattcccatctctttcacaattttccacagtttattgtgatccacacagtcaaaggctttggcatagtcaataaagcagaaatagatgtttttctggaactctctcccttttttgatgatccagtggatgttggcaatttgatctctggttcctctgccttttctaaatccagcttgaacatctggaagttcgcggttcacatattgctgaagcctggcttggagaattttgagcattactttactagtgtgtgagatgagtacaactgtgcggttgtttgaacattctttggcattgcctttttgggattggaatgaaaactgaccttttccagacctgtggccactactgagttttccaaatttcctgacatattgagtgcagcactatcacagcatcaactttgaggatttgaaatagctcaactagaattccatcacctccactagctttgttcatagtgttgcttcctaagacccacttgaattcacattccaggatgtctgcctctaggtgagtgatcacaccattgtgattatctgggtcatgaagatcttttttgtacagttcttctgtgtattcttgccacttcttcttaatatcttctgcttctgttaggtccataccatttccgtcctttattgagcccatctttgcatgaaattttcccttagtacctttcttgaagagatctctagtctttcccattctattgttttcctctattttttgcattgatcattgaggaaggctttcttatctctctttgctattctttggaactctgcattcaaatgggtatatctttccttttttcctttgcttttcacttctcttctttacacagctatttgtaaggcctcctcagatagccattttgcttttttacatttctttttcttggggatggtcttgatccccgtctcctgtagaatgtcatgaacctccatccataggtcatcaggcactctgcctatcagatctagtctcttaaatctatttctcacttccactgtatcatcaaaagggatttgatttaggtgatacctgaatggtctagtggttttccccactttcttcaatttaagtctgaatttggcaataagttcatgatctgagccacagtcagctcctggtcttgtttttgctgactgtatagagcttctccatctttggctgcaaatataatcaatctgattttggtgttggccatctggtgatatccatgtataaaatcttctcttgtattgttggaagaaggtgtttgtaCTGCCCAGTGCCTTCTGGTCAACTGCTATGACCagttggcaaaactctattagcctttgccctgcttcattctgtactccaaggccaaatttgcctgttactccaggtgtttcttgacttcctacttttgcatttcagtcccctatagtgaaaaggacatcttttttgggtgttagttctagaaggtcttgtaggtcttcatagaaccgttcaacttcagcttcttcagcattactggtaggggcatagccttggattaccatgatattgaatggtttgccttggaaaggaacagagatcactctgtcatttttgagactgcatttcggacttttttgttgactacaATGGCTaatccatttctcctaagggattcctgcccacagtagtagatataatggtcatctaagttaaattcacccattccagtccattttagttcactgattcctagaatgtcgacattcactcttgccatcctgtttgatcacttccaatttgccttgattcatggacctaacattccaggttcctatgcaatattgctctttacagcatcagaccttgcatctatcaccagtcacatccataacttggtgttgtttttgctttggctccatcccttcattctttatgaagttatttctccactgatctccagtagcatattgggcacctactgacctgaggaggTCATCTTTatgtgtcctatctttttgccttttcacaccaccgttatggaagaaagtgaagaagaactaaagagcctcttgatgaaagtgaaagaggagagtgaaaaagttgacttaaagctcgacgttcagaaaactaagatcatggcatccggtcccatcacttcatggcaaatagatggggaaacagaggaaatagtagctgactttattttcctgggctccaaaatcactgcagatggtgattgcagccatgaaattaaaagacacttactacttggaaagaaagttatgaccaacctagacagcatattaaaaagcagagacattactttgtcaacaaaggtccgtctagtcaaggctatggtttttccagtggtcacgtgtggatgtgagagttggactataaagaaagctgaacaccaaagaattgatgctcttgagctatggtgttggagaagattcttgggagtcccttggactgcaaggagatccaaccagtccatcctaaaggagatcagtcctgggtgttcattggaaggactgatgttgaagctgaaactccaatactttggccacctgatgcaaagagctgactcatttgaaaagaccctgatgctgggaaagattgagggcaggatgagaaggggatgacagaggatgagatagttggatggcatcactgactcgacggacatgggtttcGGTGGACTcctgcagttggtgatggacaggaggcctggtgtgctgccgttcatggggtcacaaagagttggacatgagactgaactgaactgactgttcaTGGTTTTCTCAACATAGTATAGAaaagtcctagccatagcaattaggctagataaaaaataaaaagtgcccaaattgaaaaggaagaagcaaaactgtctttatttgcaaatggcatatgttaaaaaaaaaaaaaaaaaaaaacctaaaaactcCACACACAAAACAAGAACTgctagaactaataaattcagGAAACTTacaagatataaaatcaatatccAAAATTCAGTTGCATTTCTGTACATTAACAATGAAACATCAGAAAGATTagaaaaacaatctcatttataactgcatcaaaaagaataaaacacctcagaataaatttaactaatcaggtgaaagatctgtacactgaaaCCTGCAAGACattcaaagaaactgaagaaggtgAAGAAAATAATAAGTAGAAAGCTATTCCAtactcatggattggaagaattaatattgttaaaatatccatacCACCCCAAGAGAGCTATAGATTGAATGCAAGCTCCATAAAAATTATgagtttaattaaaatattaaataaattaattaatataagaatattcttataaatttataatttaaaattttttatttttttatttttattagttggaggctaattacaatattgtagtggtttttgccatacattgacatggatcagccatggattttcatgtgttccccatcttgaacccccctcccacctccctccccacaagaATGGTGGAAGAGAATGAGTCCACATAGATAGTCGATAGTTTTAGATAGTTGGAAGAGGAAGATTCAGGGATTTAATGATTTGTGTGACACTAATACCCACTATTGTTCTTTCAATTTTCAGAAAAGACAAATTTTACTTCTATACCAAAAATTTACATCTTCTCTTGGTTCTGAATTGTCATTATCTTACACTTCTCTTCAGTCTCCAAATCAGCATTTTATAAGTTTCCCTAAGTGAGCAGTAATAAGTTCCTTTAGGTGCTGTCTAGTTGATGGGTTGGTACTGGCCTAGcaaaatagcaaaagaaactaGTTGGGGATACACAATTCAGCTTTACAAATTGCACAATGGCACGTTATTTGTACCAATCTTATCGTCAGTAGGCTgtacaaaaacaataaataaataaattgtgcttTGAACAGTTGCTACAGTTATTCAGTGCAGGGTGAATTCTGAGATATTGAAAGAACGCTTTTCAGAACTAGACCATAATCTGAGCTATAATCAGAGTTACATGTCTGAATAACTCACGAATGTAGAGGTTGTGTATGAGGAAAAATACAGTGCTTACTAGTTAAAATAGATTACAGAAGTTACTGAAATGGGCATCACTTAAACACCAGAATACGGACGATCCATTAAGACGCTACCTTAAGGGTATTCGGGGCTTGGAAGTAAATGTTAATATTCCAAGCCTTCCCCTCCTAACCACATATTTCACAGGTGCCCATGAAGAAATGATAGAGGCCTTCATACCTAATCTGAACGTTTCATGGGTTTACATGAGGGAGAACTTGATATTTGCATATAATATGTACCTCCAGAAATAATAAACAATGTGTTTGCTTTATGTGTGTTAATTTCCGGCACTTGCAACTGAAATAGTCCTAATACATAGGAAATTCATTGCCTGAGATTGTGACCCTTTAAGTTTTAGTAGTATGTTGTGAATACAGAGACTCTGTGCCCTAATTGGCTTATTTAAACAGATAAATGTTATGAAATCGAACGGACCAGGCCAGAGCAGACTAACCCGAGCTTTAACGCAAGCTTTGGACGGGGCTCTAGGGCAAATTACAGAATTTTActtagtttcttttcttcattttaaagtgaaaCGAGTATCTGTAAGGCTGTGTGTAATTGCTGTATAAAATAACTGTGTGGCATATACGTAAACAAGTAACCCGTTCCGGAGCTACTAAGAGTTAAACTCTAAACGCTGAATGTCATTTTAAGCAGCAGACAGGAAGGGGCGGAGCGCCAGCCGCAACCCCAGCCCCACCGCGGCACAGAAACAAGTGGCGGCTGCGTAAAGCTGGAGTGCGCGCCCGGCGGCTGCTAAGCCCCCGGCCCCTCCAGGTCATCGCCATCAGTTGGGGGTCCTCGGGGTCTGCGATCACCCTCGGTTCCAGGCACCGCACCGGGCGAGCGGCAACTTCGCGTCCATGGCCACCGCGGCGGCTCCGTCATCTTTGGCCCTCAGGGCCTCGAGCCCGGCCAGCTCGTACGGGGTCTTCTGCAAGGGGCTTTCCCGCACCCTGCTCGCCTTCTTCGAGCTGGCCTGGCAGCTGCGCATGAACTTCCCGTATTTCTACATCGCGggctcagtggttctcaacatcCGCTTGCAGGTACATTTTTAGAGCCCTCGGGATGCCGCTGGCGTACCGGGCCTGCATTATGGCCGACTCCCAGGAGGCGCCGCGGCGTCGTGGAGCTCCGGGCGAGGAGTCCCTCTGTCTCGCGAGAGTGCTTGGTCTGCCTCCACCGCTGCCCTCTCGCCTCTCCGCCGTCtgctctcctcccagcccctgaacTGGCACCGAGACCTCCCGAGTTTAGGAAGAGGAAATAACGCGATTCCGGGAACCGAGAACTTCAGTTAAGACCCACGACAATATTTAAGAAGCTGTGTATCCTTAAAAACGTGGCGAACAGGATGTATTATAACAACGGATGGCTATCAGAACTTTCAGGACAGACGTGTACAAGCTCATGGTCCGTGTTAAATTTCGGGAAATGAGACTGGGTTATAAACAGGATGAGTCAGAAGCTGACGCTCTTAAGGATATGCATGGAAGGCAAACATCTCTTCACTCCGCAAGAGAAAACTATGACGATCAGAAACTTtaagtcaaaaaacaaacaaaaaaacgttGTAAGAGAAACACATCCTGCAGATAACCAAACAGTGTAAAATACTGCAGGGTTTTGACAGAGGGTTGGAGTGTGAGAAGGTGGACTCAATTTCAGCGTCGCTGTAATTAGCATGTGGTTCAGAATcttggagccaaagaaaaggaaatccaaTGATAGCACAAAGCTTGGCCGTTTATTGAATAACATTAATTATAATGTAAATGCTGttatggttttcatctttctaAGAGAATGCTTAATTACGGTTACAGAGTTGAGTGCCAATATTATCAGCCCTGATGGCATAAAAGTGCAATTTACAAGGTAGGATGATGGGGAGGGTGCCTGGAAAAGTAATGGTGTCTTTTAAAGTGGGAAGTTGACAGGTAGACTCTGTTGTCAGTGGGGGAAGaggtcattttattttacttaaagagTAATGATAAAGTTGCTAAAATATAACCatatgaaagagagaagggagaacAGCATGAGGTCAACAAGAAATGCCTAAAGATGATAGTTAAGGTGGAATGTCTCAGAAAGAAAAACGGATACATTATCATGTGTTTATAAATATTGGGTCAAGAGGTTTTTAGGTTTTAAAGAGTCTGGAGACGAATTAGTGGTctgcatatttttttctaattaaggaAGCAAAATTGAGGCAATTATGAgcctcaggaaaaataaaagttttcagcAGTTACACTGCATTAACTCAACTGTGAATACTCAACATCATAGTCATCATATAAATTCAATCATATTTATGTAaacaatacaaataacaaattattAGATAACCCTAGGAGAATTGGAAAGGAGTGTATATGTAATGGAGAATACATCAAGATCTGATACAGAAATGTCGATTTAAAAAAAGCAGTATAACTTGTCACTTAGAAGTACAATAACAAATAGCTAAAGACTTAAAATTGGTAGTCTCTGGTGAAGGAAAATCAGGGATGGGCAGAGAAAAAATGGagaatttctgttttttactACTGGCTAACAGTAACTGTTTTTTCT
This genomic stretch from Cervus elaphus chromosome 22, mCerEla1.1, whole genome shotgun sequence harbors:
- the SMIM10L1 gene encoding small integral membrane protein 10-like protein 1, producing MATAAAPSSLALRASSPASSYGVFCKGLSRTLLAFFELAWQLRMNFPYFYIAGSVVLNIRLQVHF